Proteins co-encoded in one Kribbella qitaiheensis genomic window:
- a CDS encoding ROK family transcriptional regulator → MNATRPAPGSQASLREANRERVLGVVRQHGPLTQVEIAAASGLSAATVSNMVKELDHAGLVGLSRSIRNGRRAVLVSLASGGGLLAGVAFGERDVRVAIASESREILAQQLMPLQADHVADDGMERAARLLADLAETVGASVEDIGAIGFGLPTPVDSVSGEAGSDTVLPGWRGVNVAAAMAGHLRAPVVLDNTANLAALGELRAGALRGVQHGCYLKFSYGVGAGIVLGGEVFRGSAGTAGEIGHLTIDENGPICRCGNRGCLDTFVGSRALLSSLAASHGALRLRDVVTRALAGDLGCRRVIEDAGRRVGVAVAGLVNLFNPEVIVVGGKMAEAGDLILDPLREALDRCAIPSAAATVELRRAELGDEADVLGAIELASVLSHARAARPAETAV, encoded by the coding sequence ATGAATGCAACTCGTCCAGCGCCTGGCTCGCAGGCTTCGCTTCGCGAAGCCAACCGCGAGCGCGTCCTGGGGGTTGTCCGGCAGCACGGGCCGTTGACGCAGGTCGAGATCGCCGCCGCGTCCGGACTGTCCGCCGCGACCGTGTCGAACATGGTCAAGGAGCTCGATCACGCCGGCCTGGTGGGCCTGTCCCGCAGCATCCGCAACGGGCGCCGCGCAGTACTGGTATCGCTGGCTTCGGGCGGCGGACTGCTGGCCGGGGTCGCGTTCGGCGAACGTGACGTCCGGGTCGCGATCGCCTCCGAGAGCCGCGAGATCCTTGCCCAGCAACTGATGCCGCTGCAGGCCGACCACGTCGCCGACGACGGGATGGAGCGCGCCGCCCGGCTGCTCGCCGACCTGGCCGAGACGGTCGGCGCGAGCGTCGAGGACATCGGCGCGATCGGCTTCGGCCTACCCACGCCGGTCGACTCCGTCAGCGGCGAGGCCGGTTCCGACACCGTCCTGCCGGGCTGGCGCGGCGTCAACGTCGCCGCGGCGATGGCCGGTCACCTCCGCGCCCCCGTCGTCCTCGACAACACCGCGAACCTGGCCGCACTGGGCGAGCTGAGGGCCGGCGCGCTCCGCGGCGTCCAGCACGGCTGTTACCTGAAGTTCTCGTACGGCGTGGGCGCGGGCATCGTGCTCGGCGGTGAAGTGTTCCGCGGCTCGGCCGGTACGGCGGGCGAGATCGGGCACCTCACGATCGACGAGAACGGCCCGATCTGCCGGTGCGGGAACCGCGGCTGCCTGGACACCTTCGTCGGCTCTCGCGCCTTGCTCAGCAGCCTCGCGGCGTCGCACGGCGCGCTCCGCCTCCGCGATGTCGTCACCCGGGCGCTGGCCGGCGATCTCGGCTGCCGCCGGGTGATCGAGGACGCGGGCCGCCGGGTCGGGGTCGCCGTGGCCGGCCTGGTGAACCTGTTCAACCCCGAGGTGATCGTGGTCGGCGGCAAGATGGCCGAGGCCGGGGACCTGATCCTGGACCCGCTCCGGGAGGCGCTGGACCGGTGCGCGATCCCGAGCGCGGCCGCGACGGTGGAGTTACGGCGGGCCGAACTCGGTGACGAAGCGGATGTG